In Gossypium arboreum isolate Shixiya-1 chromosome 6, ASM2569848v2, whole genome shotgun sequence, the following are encoded in one genomic region:
- the LOC108480930 gene encoding cytochrome P450 CYP82D47-like: protein MDYFNSLTATSIVAIIAFPLLFLFSFPWLSRRNTNSKKTVPEAGGAWPIIGHLRLLGGPQPPQISLANLADKYGRMFTIKLGVRRVLVVSNWEIAKECLTIHDKALATRPKAVAMELLSYNHAMIATAPYGTYWRQMRKFIIIELLSNHRLNLLKHVRESEVNTSLQQLYQLWNKKKSSNSDKVLVEMKRWFRDVTLNVILMMVVRKRIPNSYEGVETVEWKKSVDEFFELGAKFVTVDAFPFLRWLDIGGEEKRMKKVSKELDQLVEGWLREHKEKIAENEANSEEDFMGVMLTKLRDVEEHDANTINKATNLSLVLGGEDTTSITMTWALALLLNNRDALNKVQQELDSHVGKDKLLVTESDAKNLVYLQAIIKETLRLYPAAPLSVTHEAIEDCTVNGYNISAGTWLIFNLHKIHRDPHIWTNPNEFRPERFMATHKDFDVRGQNFELIPFGSGRRMCPGVSFALQVLQLTLANVLHWFEFSTPSDEAIDMREAPGLTSPKATPLEVYISPRLPTFVYNSTS, encoded by the exons ATGGATTATTTCAATTCACTCACAGCAACTTCAATTGTTGCAATCATTGCTTTTCCACTactatttcttttctcttttccatgGTTATCAAGAAGAAACACAAACTCGAAGAAAACAGTACCAGAAGCTGGTGGAGCATGGCCTATTATTGGTCATCTACGCCTCTTAGGAGGGCCACAGCCACCTCAAATAAGCTTGGCTAACTTGGCTGACAAATATGGAAGAATGTTCACTATCAAGTTGGGTGTGCGTAGAGTTTTGGTGGTGAGCAATTGGGAGATTGCTAAAGAATGTCTCACCATACATGATAAAGCACTCGCCACTCGTCCAAAGGCAGTAGCCATGGAACTCTTAAGTTACAACCACGCCATGATCGCCACTGCACCTTATGGGACTTATTGGCGTCAAATGCGTAAGTTCATCATTATTGAGCTCCTCTCAAATCATCGCCTCAACTTGCTTAAACATGTAAGGGAATCCGAGGTGAATACATCACTGCAACAGTTATATCAACTATGGAACAAGAAGAAAAGTAGTAACAGTGACAAAGTATTGGTGGAGATGAAGAGATGGTTCAGAGATGTTACTCTTAACGTCATACTAATGATGGTTGTAAGGAAAAGAATACCAAATTCATACGAAGGTGTTGAAACCGTGGAATGGAAGAAGTCGGTGGACGAATTCTTTGAACTAGGTGCGAAGTTCGTGACGGTAGATGCATTTCCGTTTTTGAGATGGTTAGACATCGGTGGAGAAGAGAAGCGCATGAAGAAGGTATCCAAAGAATTGGACCAACTTGTTGAGGGATGGCTACGAGAACACAAGGAAAAGATAGCTGAAAATGAAGCAAACAGTGAGGAAGATTTCATGGGAGTGATGCTAACTAAGCTCCGTGATGTTGAGGAACATGATGCAAATACCATCAACAAAGCTACCAATCTC TCTCTTGTACTAGGTGGGGAAGATACCACATCAATTACAATGACATGGGCTTTAGCTTTATTGCTAAATAACCGTGATGCATTGAACAAGGTCCAACAAGAATTAGACAGCCATGTAGGTAAGGATAAGCTATTAGTAACAGAATCAGATGCCAAGAATTTAGTGTACCTTCAAGCCATCATTAAGGAAACGTTACGTTTATATCCTGCTGCTCCACTCTCAGTTACCCATGAAGCCATTGAAGACTGTACAGTTAATGGATACAATATTTCAGCTGGTACTTGGCTTATTTTCAATCTTCACAAGATTCATCGTGATCCCCACATATGGACAAACCCAAATGAGTTTCGACCAGAAAGATTTATGGCCACCCACAAAGACTTTGATGTGAGAGGGCAAAATTTTGAATTGATTCCATTTGGTAGTGGTAGAAGAATGTGCCCCGGAGTTTCATTTGCActtcaagttttacaacttacATTGGCTAATGTGTTGCATTGGTTTGAGTTTTCAACCCCATCAGACGAAGCAATCGATATGCGTGAAGCACCAGGACTGACAAGTCCTAAAGCAACTCCATTAGAAGTTTACATATCTCCTCGCCTTCCTACCTTTGTTTATAATTCCACTAGCTAA
- the LOC108480661 gene encoding inactive protein kinase SELMODRAFT_444075-like isoform X2, whose amino-acid sequence MELSLRQRSTTSRLEKVVVAVKAERVISKTALAWALTHVVRPGDCVSLLAIFPGEKKGKRFWNFPILTGDCGSNMKEELPEKICQISESCSQMVLQFHNQIEVTVRIKVVSCTTGSSVVAEANNNGANWVILDKKLKQELKHCMDELHCNIVVMKGSQAKVLRLNLQCANEPRTPYYSAASSPVKDVGDHLGHRMKHSTPVSSPEEPSTSYSAASLFLVYQENPLFVDDKNELDNQLTVLDSVGEKLINLSANSTSSVKNNDKSIFWIPQNHNNEKPCKTRSGRNIVIPPSSRTLLDKFSQYDQDAKEGRLVNTDYMVNSNIRDAVALGRASSVPPPLCSFCQHKAPVFGKPPRRFSYEELEEATDGFAEVNFLAEGGFGVVYRGILRDGQVVAVKLLKFVGCQADIDFCREVQVLSCAQHRNVVLLIGFCIDGNKRVLVYEYICNGSLDFHLHGSNRASLDWQSRLRIAIGAARGLRYLHEDCRVGCIVHRDMRPKNILLTHDFEPQVTDFGLARWHSDQWTVGNEEQTVGTSGYLAPEYSDGGRITQKVDVYAFGVVLLELLTGQRISDLQYCKGRNFLSDWFHPLAALDSNQIMTNIYQLLDPCLASGKVRDYTHQLQAMARATFLCLSHDPESRPPMSKEEIPTFL is encoded by the exons atggaGTTGAGCCTTAGGCAACGCTCCACCACTAGCAGGTTAGAAAAAGTAGTGGTTGCTGTTAAAGCAGAAAGGGTCATCTCTAAAACTGCTTTAGCTTGGGCACTCACTCATGTTGTTCGTCCTGGTGATTGTGTTTCCTTGCTTGCTATCTTCCCTGGTgaaaaaaaag GTAAAAGATTTTGGAATTTCCCGATATTGACGGGTGATTGTGGTAGCAATATGAAGGAGGAGTTGCCGGAAAAAATTTGTCAGATCTCTGAGTCATGTTCTCAGATGGTACTTCAGTTTCATAATCAAATTGAG GTTACTGTGAGGATTAAAGTGGTGTCTTGTACAACTGGCAGTTCAGTGGTGGCTGAAGCAAACAACAATGGTGCCAATTGGGTCATACTGGACAA AAAACTAAAGCAAGAGCTGAAACATTGCATGGATGAACTTCATTGCAACATTGTAGTAATGAAAGGTTCTCAAGCAAAAGTTCTTCGGCTTAATTTGCAATGCGCGAATGAACCTCGAACTCCTTATTACTCGGCTGCTTCTTCACCAGTTAAGGATGTTGGAGATCACCTGGGACATAGGATGAAGCATTCTACTCCAGTTAGTAGCCCTGAAGAACCGAGTACTTCGTATTCAGCAGCATCACTTTTCCTTGTCTATCAAGAAAACCCTCTTTTCGTGGATGATAAGAACGAGTTGGATAACCAACTTACCGTTCTTGATTCAGTTGGAGAAAAGCTTATAAATCTATCAGCAAACTCGACGTCCTCTGTGAAAAATAACGACAAGAGTATATTTTGGATACCCCAAAATCACAATAACGAAAAGCCTTGCAAAACCCGAAGTGGTCGAAATATAGTCATCCCTCCTAGTTCAAGAACCTTGCTCGACAAGTTTTCTCAATATGATCAAGATGCAAAGGAAGGTAGACTTGTCAATACAGACTACATGGTTAACTCAAACATTAGAGATGCGGTCGCATTAGGTCGAGCATCCTCGGTACCTCCACCGCTATGCTCGTTTTGTCAGCACAAAGCACCAGTCTTTGGCAAGCCGCCGAGACGGTTTTCTTACGAGGAGCTAGAGGAAGCTACTGATGGATTTGCAGAAGTGAATTTCTTGGCAGAAGGTGGTTTCGGTGTTGTTTATAGAGGGATTTTACGAGATGGTCAAGTTGTAGCGGTGAAGTTGTTAAAATTTGTTGGTTGTCAAGCAGATATCGATTTCTGTAGGGAGGTACAGGTTTTGAGCTGCGCGCAACATAGGAATGTCGTGTTGCTAATCGGGTTCTGTATCGATGGTAATAAGAGAGTCTTGGTTTATGAGTACATCTGCAATGGATCCTTAGATTTCCATTTACACG GAAGCAACAGGGCCTCGTTAGATTGGCAATCAAGATTACGAATAGCAATCGGAGCAGCACGAGGCTTACGATACCTACACGAAGATTGTAGAGTTGGTTGTATTGTACATAGAGATATGCGGCCTAAAAACATTCTCCTAACTCACGATTTTGAGCCTCAG GTTACTGATTTTGGCCTCGCTAGATGGCATTCCGATCAATGGACAGTTGGAAACGAAGAACAAACCGTTGGAACTTCAGG GTACCTTGCCCCGGAATATTCAGATGGCGGAAGGATTACGCAAAAAGTTGATGTTTACGCATTCGGAGTAGTGTTATTAGAGTTACTAACAGGTCAAAGAATCAGCGACTTACAATATTGCAAAGGCCGGAATTTCTTATCGGACTGGTTCCATCCTCTAGCCGCATTAGATTCGAATCAAATCATGACAAATATTTATCAATTGCTTGATCCATGTTTAGCCTCCGGCAAAGTCCGGGACTATACTCATCAACTCCAAGCCATGGCTCGAGCCACTTTCTTGTGCCTAAGTCATGATCCAGAATCACGACCCCCGATGTCAAAG GAGGAGATACCAACGTTCCTTTGA
- the LOC108480661 gene encoding inactive protein kinase SELMODRAFT_444075-like isoform X1, with product MELSLRQRSTTSRLEKVVVAVKAERVISKTALAWALTHVVRPGDCVSLLAIFPGEKKGKRFWNFPILTGDCGSNMKEELPEKICQISESCSQMVLQFHNQIEVTVRIKVVSCTTGSSVVAEANNNGANWVILDKKLKQELKHCMDELHCNIVVMKGSQAKVLRLNLQCANEPRTPYYSAASSPVKDVGDHLGHRMKHSTPVSSPEEPSTSYSAASLFLVYQENPLFVDDKNELDNQLTVLDSVGEKLINLSANSTSSVKNNDKSIFWIPQNHNNEKPCKTRSGRNIVIPPSSRTLLDKFSQYDQDAKEGRLVNTDYMVNSNIRDAVALGRASSVPPPLCSFCQHKAPVFGKPPRRFSYEELEEATDGFAEVNFLAEGGFGVVYRGILRDGQVVAVKLLKFVGCQADIDFCREVQVLSCAQHRNVVLLIGFCIDGNKRVLVYEYICNGSLDFHLHGSNRASLDWQSRLRIAIGAARGLRYLHEDCRVGCIVHRDMRPKNILLTHDFEPQVTDFGLARWHSDQWTVGNEEQTVGTSGYLAPEYSDGGRITQKVDVYAFGVVLLELLTGQRISDLQYCKGRNFLSDWFHPLAALDSNQIMTNIYQLLDPCLASGKVRDYTHQLQAMARATFLCLSHDPESRPPMSKILRILEGGDTNVPLSLDLNSIGNRSGHLRGLKTQTQPESTRWHSRKLSH from the exons atggaGTTGAGCCTTAGGCAACGCTCCACCACTAGCAGGTTAGAAAAAGTAGTGGTTGCTGTTAAAGCAGAAAGGGTCATCTCTAAAACTGCTTTAGCTTGGGCACTCACTCATGTTGTTCGTCCTGGTGATTGTGTTTCCTTGCTTGCTATCTTCCCTGGTgaaaaaaaag GTAAAAGATTTTGGAATTTCCCGATATTGACGGGTGATTGTGGTAGCAATATGAAGGAGGAGTTGCCGGAAAAAATTTGTCAGATCTCTGAGTCATGTTCTCAGATGGTACTTCAGTTTCATAATCAAATTGAG GTTACTGTGAGGATTAAAGTGGTGTCTTGTACAACTGGCAGTTCAGTGGTGGCTGAAGCAAACAACAATGGTGCCAATTGGGTCATACTGGACAA AAAACTAAAGCAAGAGCTGAAACATTGCATGGATGAACTTCATTGCAACATTGTAGTAATGAAAGGTTCTCAAGCAAAAGTTCTTCGGCTTAATTTGCAATGCGCGAATGAACCTCGAACTCCTTATTACTCGGCTGCTTCTTCACCAGTTAAGGATGTTGGAGATCACCTGGGACATAGGATGAAGCATTCTACTCCAGTTAGTAGCCCTGAAGAACCGAGTACTTCGTATTCAGCAGCATCACTTTTCCTTGTCTATCAAGAAAACCCTCTTTTCGTGGATGATAAGAACGAGTTGGATAACCAACTTACCGTTCTTGATTCAGTTGGAGAAAAGCTTATAAATCTATCAGCAAACTCGACGTCCTCTGTGAAAAATAACGACAAGAGTATATTTTGGATACCCCAAAATCACAATAACGAAAAGCCTTGCAAAACCCGAAGTGGTCGAAATATAGTCATCCCTCCTAGTTCAAGAACCTTGCTCGACAAGTTTTCTCAATATGATCAAGATGCAAAGGAAGGTAGACTTGTCAATACAGACTACATGGTTAACTCAAACATTAGAGATGCGGTCGCATTAGGTCGAGCATCCTCGGTACCTCCACCGCTATGCTCGTTTTGTCAGCACAAAGCACCAGTCTTTGGCAAGCCGCCGAGACGGTTTTCTTACGAGGAGCTAGAGGAAGCTACTGATGGATTTGCAGAAGTGAATTTCTTGGCAGAAGGTGGTTTCGGTGTTGTTTATAGAGGGATTTTACGAGATGGTCAAGTTGTAGCGGTGAAGTTGTTAAAATTTGTTGGTTGTCAAGCAGATATCGATTTCTGTAGGGAGGTACAGGTTTTGAGCTGCGCGCAACATAGGAATGTCGTGTTGCTAATCGGGTTCTGTATCGATGGTAATAAGAGAGTCTTGGTTTATGAGTACATCTGCAATGGATCCTTAGATTTCCATTTACACG GAAGCAACAGGGCCTCGTTAGATTGGCAATCAAGATTACGAATAGCAATCGGAGCAGCACGAGGCTTACGATACCTACACGAAGATTGTAGAGTTGGTTGTATTGTACATAGAGATATGCGGCCTAAAAACATTCTCCTAACTCACGATTTTGAGCCTCAG GTTACTGATTTTGGCCTCGCTAGATGGCATTCCGATCAATGGACAGTTGGAAACGAAGAACAAACCGTTGGAACTTCAGG GTACCTTGCCCCGGAATATTCAGATGGCGGAAGGATTACGCAAAAAGTTGATGTTTACGCATTCGGAGTAGTGTTATTAGAGTTACTAACAGGTCAAAGAATCAGCGACTTACAATATTGCAAAGGCCGGAATTTCTTATCGGACTGGTTCCATCCTCTAGCCGCATTAGATTCGAATCAAATCATGACAAATATTTATCAATTGCTTGATCCATGTTTAGCCTCCGGCAAAGTCCGGGACTATACTCATCAACTCCAAGCCATGGCTCGAGCCACTTTCTTGTGCCTAAGTCATGATCCAGAATCACGACCCCCGATGTCAAAG ATACTTAGAATTCTTGAAGGAGGAGATACCAACGTTCCTTTGAGTTTAGACCTGAACTCGATCGGCAATCGAAGCGGCCATTTACGTGGATTGAAAACTCAAACACAACCAGAATCTACGAGATGGCATTCTCGAAAACTTTCGCATTGA